Within the Euzebya sp. genome, the region GGGGGCCGACGGCGGGCAGCCGGACCCCACCGCATGACGGCGGACGACCCGCCGGCGCTCGCGGCGCTGGCGGCCGCCGCCGCGGCCCCCCCTGTCGGGTCCGGGGCGGGCGAGCCGCCCACGGGCCTCCACGGCGGCCGGCGGGGCCCGCGACCGCGGCGCGCGGCGCTCGGCCCCCCCCCCCGCCCCCTGGCCCCCGCCCCGTCGGCGCCGCCCCCGCGGGTCGACGCCGACCTGCCCGACGTGACCCTCAGCTGGTCCGGACTCCGGCTGCTGGAGGGCGTCCTCGCGGCGCCGACCGACGTCCCGGTCGTGATCGGCCGGGATGCCGCGGAGCTGCCGCAGCTGTTCGCGATCCTCCGCGAGCTGGCCCGGACCGGGTGGGCGCTGCCCCCCGTCGCGCTCCTCGACACCGTGCACCGGCCGACCGCCGCCTCCCGCGACTACGTCCGCCGGCGGGTCGCGGACCTGGCCGGCTGGCTGGCGGAGGTGGTGGGCGCCCGCGTCGACGCTGACGCGCTGGCCGCCGCGATCGGCCTTGCCGACCGCCAGCGGCGGGCGCTCGCCGCCCTCGACGCCCAGCGCGGCCGGTCGGCCCCGACGCTGGCGGGGACCGCGCTCGACGTTGCCCGCCGCGCCGCCTGGCAGCTCCCCGCGGCCGCCCACGTCGAACTGGTCGAGGCGTTCGCCGCCGAGGCCGAGGGCACCGTCGCGCCGACCGGCCCGACCCGGGTGCTGGTGTGCGGGTCGGCCCCGCCGACGGGCGCGCTGCTCGGCCTCCTCGAGCGGTCCGGCGGCCACGTGGCCGCCGAGGTGCACCCCGAGGCCACCACCTGGGACCGGGTGGGCGGCGACCCCGGAGGGGACCTGGACGCCCTCGCCGACCGGCTCCACGCCGACGGGCCGCTGCCCCCCGACGCGGTGGCCGCGGCGGTCGCCGAGCGGTGCCGGGCACGGGGGATCGAGCGCGTCGTCGCCCACCTCGTCGAGACCGACGAGGCCGCCCCGTGGGCGCTCCCCGCGCTGCGAAGGGCCCTCCACGACGTCGGCGTGCCCCTCCTCGAGGTGCGCGTCGGCCCGGACGAGGACGCGGTGGAGGGGTGGGCCGACCGGATCGCCGGGTTCATCGCCGACGGGACCCCCGCACCGCGCCGGCGACCAGCGGCCTCCCGCGCCGTCACACCCGCCGCGGCACCGGCCGGTGGACGTCGGGCCCGCAAGGACCTCGACCTCCGCGGCGACGTCGGCGACCACCAGCGGCGGTGGTGCGCCGCCCTGGCCGCCCGCGCGGCCGACGGCGAGCCGATCGCGGTCGTCGACGCGGACTTCCCCCAGGAGCTGCTCCGCACCCTCGACGTCCCCTACGTCGTCAACCAGTGGTGGGCGTCGATGGTCGGCGCGAAGCAGCAGACCGCCGCCCACCTCGACGCACTCCGCCGGCGCGGGTACCCCGCCGGCATCCAGGCCTACTCGACCATGGCGCTGGCGTCCGCCCTCGGTCCCGACGTCGACGCGCCGCCGTGGGGCGG harbors:
- a CDS encoding 2-hydroxyacyl-CoA dehydratase family protein, encoding GGRRRAAGPHRMTADDPPALAALAAAAAAPPVGSGAGEPPTGLHGGRRGPRPRRAALGPPPRPLAPAPSAPPPRVDADLPDVTLSWSGLRLLEGVLAAPTDVPVVIGRDAAELPQLFAILRELARTGWALPPVALLDTVHRPTAASRDYVRRRVADLAGWLAEVVGARVDADALAAAIGLADRQRRALAALDAQRGRSAPTLAGTALDVARRAAWQLPAAAHVELVEAFAAEAEGTVAPTGPTRVLVCGSAPPTGALLGLLERSGGHVAAEVHPEATTWDRVGGDPGGDLDALADRLHADGPLPPDAVAAAVAERCRARGIERVVAHLVETDEAAPWALPALRRALHDVGVPLLEVRVGPDEDAVEGWADRIAGFIADGTPAPRRRPAASRAVTPAAAPAGGRRARKDLDLRGDVGDHQRRWCAALAARAADGEPIAVVDADFPQELLRTLDVPYVVNQWWASMVGAKQQTAAHLDALRRRGYPAGIQAYSTMALASALGPDVDAPPWGGLPPAAVIGTTTGGDASTGLTASWATEAGATALQVERTADCRWTDLPVSWWDDLPERWDEVLEDVRLDLLVAEIREIITALEHLTGRRFDHDRFVEVMALVNAQEAAYRRTRDLIARTRPAPVGIADTMPATMIPQWHRGTTWARDAALALEEAVAARARAGQAACAGERLRLAWVGRGLWSDMGFYQQLEDSHGAVFVWSMYLGLAADGYLRTLDGGRDPLRALAARFAPVGDELRMPTWAGAWHVREAVSHGCDGAVAIADADPFVLRALEAAGIPVLRLPIDNTDRTRDAGVDVDGLLADFCDRLLSGG